From Xyrauchen texanus isolate HMW12.3.18 chromosome 36, RBS_HiC_50CHRs, whole genome shotgun sequence, one genomic window encodes:
- the LOC127630236 gene encoding FMR1-interacting protein NUFIP2-like codes for MEERPCEGAIGIYVSHGAENGPDRSNTSVNNDQNHCQFQNEKTQTKKTENGKINGTLIKGEVTPTSLNPDCSQHPANSNGNRHLLETNLNKKPTQRAFVTGLTGDRKGRNTSRNNMNFKNDKSSELNTFEGKKDALSTLNGVVSLNSVPLTNGYPSKPGADNDGSGSESGYTTPKKHRAQVNGKVGDNVTAFTQGKAMQQGGKQDHGLAAPESANRATGSQVESGRASSKGEVNPGCYSKAKEPPASATPPPLPVAELQCKNSDIKAAGKKFEDRSSKVKVAASTKEDSWTLFKPPPVFPVDNSSAKIVPKISYASKVKENLNKTAQAGGEALTPAPQVPGRPPQVPMSAVKTITSASFTNGPLLGDGNGFPLPGPHFSLTASTGPLLVSPAVATENVASPSGSGTTAIGSSTTSLAEPRKSSLFVYPVNTSNMQLSLPSGRQADPPAAQTNQKSLGDIFQNQWGLSFINEPSAGPEGAACRSNGKDMPMEVSFQGGCPATVATQTSSTSQRLDQPPFPKAHEPDKRTNTQNLSKGLNSGAPVASGSVPETSVLSLDAQRDETGVHGAIVFCSSSKDICAELPPTFPAAPKVALTKDQGHTKSFDRRSSWGSFDLKAAVIYHTREMEYILNLQKQDPSRVILYSESWDGPAQ; via the exons aaaatggcaaaataaatggaACTCTGATCAAGGGAGAGGTGACtcccacttccttaaacccagacTGCTCCCAGCACCCTGCAAACAGCAATGGCAACAGACACCTGCTAGAAACCAACTTGAATAAGAAGCCCACTCAACGGGCCTTCGTCACTGGCTTAACAGGGGACAGGAAAGGTAGAAACACTAGCAGAAACAATATGAACTTCAAAAATGACAAGTCCTCAGAGCTGAACACATTTGAGGGCAAAAAAGATGCTTTGTCTACTCTGAATGGTGTGGTGTCGCTCAATTCTGTACCACTTACCAACGGTTACCCCAGCAAACCTGGAGCTGACAACGATGGCAGTGGCTCAGAGAGTGGATACACTACTCCAAAAAAGCACCGGGCCCAAGTAAATGGCAAAGTTGGGGACAATGTGACTGCTTTTACCCAGGGAAAAGCCATGCAGCAGGGTGGCAAACAAGATCATGGGCTTGCGGCACCAGAGTCAGCCAATAGAGCCACAGGCTCACAAGTGGAGAGTGGCAGAGCCAGTTCAAAAGGAGAAGTCAATCCAGGTTGCTATTCAAAAGCCAAGGAACCACCTGCGTCCGCCACCCCACCCCCTCTGCCAGTGGCTGAGCTTCAATGTAAGAACTCTGACATCAAAGCAGCTGGCAAAAAGTTTGAGGACCGGTCAAGTAAGGTTAAGGTGGCAGCATCCACCAAAGAGGACTCATGGACCTTGTTCAAGCCTCCTCCTGTCTTTCCTGTGGATAATAGTAGCGCTAAGATTGTGCCTAAGATCAGTTATGCAAGCAAAGTAAAGGAGAACCTCAATAAGACTGCCCAAGCTGGTGGGGAGGCTCTCACTCCTGCTCCCCAGGTGCCTGGGAGACCACCACAGGTCCCCATGTCTGCGGTGAAAACCATCACATCAGCTAGCTTTACTAATGGTCCCTTGTTGGGGGATGGGAATGGCTTTCCCCTGCCTGGACCCCATTTCAGCTTAACAGCAAGCACTGGTCCTCTGCTAGTGTCCCCAGCTGTTGCTACCGAGAATGTAGCATCTCCCAGTGGCAGTGGCACTACCGCCATTGGAAGTTCCACCACCTCTTTGGCTGAGCCTAGGAAGTCCAGCCTGTTTGTTTACCCCGTTAACACCTCCAATATGCAACTTTCGCTCCCTAGTGGCCGCCAAGCTGATCCTCCGGCTGctcagacaaatcagaagtctCTGGGGGACATTTTTCAGAATCAGTGGGGCTTGTCCTTTATTAATGAGCCAAGTGCTGGACCAGAGGGTGCGGCTTGTCGCTCAAACGGAAAGGACATGCCGATGGAAGTGAGCTTTCAGGGAGGCTGTCCAGCTACAGTGGCCACTCAAACTTCCAGTACCTCTCAGAGACTGGATCAACCACCCTTCCCCAAGGCTCATGAGCCAGACAAACGGACTAACACTCAGAATCTGAGTAAAGGTCTGAACAGCGGTGCCCCTGTGGCAAGTGGGTCTGTACCCGAAACCTCTGTCCTTAGCCTGGATGCCCAGAGAGATGAGACTGGGGTTCATGGTGCAATAGTGTTTTGTTCTTCCTCTAAGGACATTTGTGCCGAGCTGCCTCCCACCTTCCCAGCTGCACCTAAGGTGGCTTTGACCAAGGACCAGGGCCATACTAAGAGCTTTGACAGGAGGTCTAGTTGGGGGTCGTTTGATCTAAAAGCTGCTGTAATTTATCACACTAGAG AAATGGAATATAttttgaatttgcaaaaacaag ATCCAAGTCGAGTAATCCTTTACAGTGAGTCATGGGACGGACCTGCTCAATGA